A genomic window from Leptolyngbya sp. BL0902 includes:
- a CDS encoding ATP-dependent Clp protease proteolytic subunit: MSMEIKAVQAPYYGDAMYRTPPPDLPSLLLKERIVYLGLPLFSGDDIKQQVGIDVTELIIAQLLYLQFDDPDKPIFFYINSTGTSWYDGNMIGYDTEAFAICDTINYIKPPVHTICIGQAMGSAAVILAAGTKGYRASLPHARIVLNQPRSGAQGQATDIEIRAKEVIDNKRSMMEILARSTGKSMDEVMRDSDRMFYMNPQEAKEYGIIDRVLESRKELPKMPAGVA, translated from the coding sequence ATGAGTATGGAAATTAAAGCTGTGCAAGCCCCCTACTATGGCGATGCCATGTATCGCACGCCGCCCCCAGATTTGCCCTCTCTGCTGCTGAAGGAGCGAATTGTGTATCTGGGGTTGCCCCTGTTTTCGGGGGACGACATCAAGCAGCAGGTGGGCATCGACGTGACTGAACTGATCATCGCCCAGTTGCTCTACCTGCAATTTGACGACCCCGACAAGCCCATCTTCTTCTATATCAACTCCACGGGCACCTCTTGGTACGACGGCAATATGATTGGCTACGATACCGAAGCCTTTGCCATCTGCGACACCATTAATTACATCAAGCCCCCCGTCCACACCATTTGTATTGGTCAGGCGATGGGCTCGGCGGCGGTGATTTTGGCGGCGGGTACCAAGGGCTATCGAGCCAGTTTGCCCCATGCGCGGATTGTGCTGAACCAGCCCCGCAGCGGTGCCCAAGGCCAAGCCACCGACATCGAAATTCGCGCTAAGGAAGTGATCGACAACAAGCGATCCATGATGGAAATTCTGGCCCGCAGCACCGGTAAATCCATGGATGAGGTGATGCGCGATTCCGACCGGATGTTCTACATGAACCCCCAAGAGGCCAAGGAATACGGCATCATTGACCGGGTGCTAGAAAGTCGCAAAGAACTGCCGAAAATGCCTGCCGGAGTTGCCTAA
- a CDS encoding trypsin-like peptidase domain-containing protein, which translates to MASGSLILGTLLGGLPLSLPRDGGRVLGPQAALAQSTLDEATTVRVYDRVSPAVVSIQTRTGGGSGSIVDADGLILTNAHVVGSERVVTVRLTDGRTFQGDVVGYGANRLDLAAVRLRGNPRNLPTVTIAPPNSVRVGQSALAIGSPFGLQGTLTVGIVSRIDTERNLIQTDAAINPGNSGGPLLNRDGQLIGVNTSIFTTGQSGGNVGIGFAIPTDAVQQFLASVRSGQASTTAQGGRTDREPVAIALNGSPVQGRLDSSSNILPDGSYYNPYSFQGQAGQRITIDMVSNEIDAYLILISADHDDFFVQDDDSGGNLNARLSVQLPHTGTYVILANAYAEGETGRYQLRLSSRDTGATPSVPQGSGAILRQQGTLAPGDATLSDGSLYQEYRFQGRAGQTVRIQLNSDVFDTYLILLDDQGNRLGENDDRAPGDTNAELVVTLPRNGSYRVIVNAFDRTGQGPFLLTVD; encoded by the coding sequence TTGGCTTCAGGATCTCTCATTCTGGGTACTTTGCTGGGGGGGTTGCCCCTCTCGCTGCCAAGGGACGGCGGGCGCGTCCTTGGCCCCCAAGCAGCCCTGGCCCAATCTACGCTGGATGAAGCGACGACGGTGCGGGTCTATGACCGCGTCAGTCCGGCGGTGGTGTCGATTCAGACGCGCACAGGAGGAGGCAGCGGCAGCATTGTGGATGCCGATGGCCTGATTCTCACCAATGCCCACGTAGTCGGGAGTGAACGCGTGGTGACGGTACGCCTGACCGATGGGCGCACCTTTCAGGGCGATGTGGTGGGCTATGGAGCCAACCGACTCGATTTGGCTGCTGTGCGCCTGCGGGGCAATCCTCGTAACCTCCCGACCGTAACGATAGCGCCGCCTAATTCGGTGCGGGTGGGCCAAAGTGCCCTGGCCATTGGCAGCCCCTTTGGCCTCCAGGGTACTCTCACGGTGGGTATCGTCAGCCGCATTGACACTGAGCGCAACCTGATTCAAACCGATGCCGCCATCAACCCCGGCAACTCCGGCGGGCCGCTGCTGAACCGAGACGGCCAACTGATTGGCGTCAACACCTCCATTTTCACCACCGGGCAATCGGGGGGCAACGTGGGGATTGGGTTTGCCATTCCCACCGATGCCGTCCAGCAATTCCTGGCCTCGGTGCGGTCGGGGCAGGCAAGCACCACGGCCCAGGGTGGGCGCACCGACCGAGAGCCTGTCGCCATTGCCCTCAACGGCTCCCCCGTCCAGGGAAGGCTCGACAGCAGCAGCAACATCCTCCCCGACGGCAGCTACTACAACCCCTACAGCTTTCAGGGGCAGGCCGGGCAGCGCATTACCATTGATATGGTCAGCAACGAAATTGACGCCTACCTGATTCTGATCTCCGCTGACCACGACGACTTTTTTGTGCAGGATGACGACAGCGGCGGCAACCTCAATGCCCGTCTGTCGGTGCAGTTGCCCCATACCGGAACCTACGTGATTTTGGCCAACGCCTACGCTGAGGGCGAAACTGGGCGTTACCAACTGCGCCTGAGCAGCCGCGACACCGGGGCCACCCCCAGCGTTCCCCAAGGGAGTGGGGCGATTCTGCGCCAGCAGGGCACCCTAGCCCCCGGCGATGCCACCCTCAGCGATGGGTCTCTGTACCAGGAATATCGCTTCCAGGGGCGAGCGGGCCAAACCGTGCGGATTCAGCTCAACAGCGATGTCTTCGACACCTACCTGATCCTGCTGGATGACCAGGGCAATCGCCTCGGCGAAAACGACGACCGCGCCCCCGGCGACACCAACGCAGAACTGGTGGTTACGCTGCCCCGCAATGGCTCCTATCGGGTCATTGTCAATGCCTTTGACCGCACCGGACAAGGGCCTTTTCTGCTGACGGTAGACTAG
- a CDS encoding J domain-containing protein, whose translation MAAAHYYRILGLRTGADFEAVKLAYRNLARLYHPDVNPGDHLAKEKFVQITQAYQAIVDALPAGASKVRPRTAATADSQTSKPTPPSAATATPSTPSAAVSGRGTTTRSATTPSATQKNTASTPPPPPIQQPPGGSNADQDLKQSSFIQLQTFLQNQRYPRAVALVEGLAHRFPNDVEIRQWHAITYYRWGQAVIGEGNFTKASACLKKAARLDPLNRSLQKSLQQEWQRLAEASQRPVVGGRR comes from the coding sequence ATGGCGGCGGCACACTACTATCGAATTTTGGGTCTGCGCACCGGGGCCGATTTTGAGGCGGTGAAGCTGGCCTATCGTAATTTGGCGCGGCTATATCACCCTGATGTAAATCCGGGGGATCACCTCGCCAAGGAAAAGTTTGTTCAAATTACCCAGGCCTACCAGGCTATTGTCGATGCGCTGCCCGCCGGGGCGTCTAAGGTTAGGCCGCGAACTGCGGCCACAGCAGACTCTCAAACCTCAAAACCTACTCCCCCATCTGCGGCCACTGCGACCCCCTCAACGCCCAGTGCTGCGGTATCCGGTCGTGGGACGACTACTCGATCAGCGACAACGCCCTCAGCTACGCAGAAGAACACGGCCTCAACGCCACCGCCGCCGCCCATTCAGCAGCCCCCCGGTGGATCTAACGCCGACCAAGATTTGAAACAGAGTAGCTTCATTCAGCTTCAAACGTTCCTGCAAAACCAGCGCTACCCTAGGGCCGTCGCTTTGGTGGAAGGCTTGGCCCATCGTTTCCCCAACGACGTAGAAATTCGTCAGTGGCACGCCATTACCTACTACCGCTGGGGGCAGGCCGTCATCGGCGAGGGCAATTTCACCAAGGCATCGGCCTGTCTGAAAAAGGCGGCGCGGTTAGATCCGCTGAATCGTTCGCTGCAAAAATCCCTTCAGCAGGAATGGCAGCGGTTAGCCGAGGCCAGCCAGCGTCCGGTGGTTGGGGGGCGTCGTTAA
- a CDS encoding LptA/OstA family protein, with protein sequence MRNSQNQRRWLLPGVGGLALAISLGWGHPWVQAQDTITLRSDIQEANTTTGIITARGNVQIDYPAQQIRATAAQANYYSNERRIVLSGNVLVNQQGNTLRAEVVTYLIDEGRFVAAPRPSNQVETIYQIPASQAPALAIPTPTPPRVPPTPPAAVLEVSPVERGPGADPSLEVDTLPLGR encoded by the coding sequence ATGAGGAATAGCCAAAATCAACGCAGATGGCTGCTGCCTGGAGTGGGCGGCTTGGCCTTGGCGATTAGCCTGGGGTGGGGGCATCCCTGGGTGCAGGCCCAAGATACGATTACCCTGCGATCCGACATCCAGGAAGCCAACACCACCACGGGCATCATCACCGCCCGTGGCAACGTCCAGATTGACTACCCCGCCCAGCAAATTCGGGCCACGGCGGCCCAGGCCAACTACTACAGCAACGAGCGGCGCATCGTCCTGAGTGGAAATGTGTTGGTCAATCAGCAGGGCAACACTCTGCGGGCCGAAGTCGTCACCTATCTCATCGATGAGGGGCGTTTTGTGGCAGCCCCTCGCCCCAGCAACCAGGTTGAAACCATTTACCAAATCCCGGCCTCCCAGGCCCCGGCCCTGGCGATCCCAACGCCCACGCCCCCCCGCGTACCACCGACGCCCCCCGCTGCCGTGCTGGAGGTCAGCCCAGTGGAGCGTGGCCCTGGGGCCGATCCCTCCCTTGAGGTCGATACCTTGCCCCTCGGTCGGTAG
- the lptB gene encoding LPS export ABC transporter ATP-binding protein, translating into MKIVLDNVQKIYGKRQVVNRVSLSVAQGEIVGLLGPNGAGKTTTFYMATGLERPNYGKVCLDQIDITDLPMHQRARLGIGYLAQEASIFRNLSVADNIRLVLQQTRVPVEEHEERLHHLLKEFRLEKVANTLGIQVSGGERRRTELARSLASGADGPKFLFLDEPFAGVDPIAVAEIQDIVAKLRDRDMGILITDHNVRETLRIIDRAYIMSDGQILASGNAEDLYQNPLVREHYLGQDFSL; encoded by the coding sequence TTGAAAATCGTTCTAGACAATGTGCAAAAAATCTATGGCAAACGCCAGGTGGTGAACCGAGTCAGTTTGTCGGTGGCCCAGGGAGAAATTGTCGGCCTGCTGGGGCCAAACGGGGCTGGCAAAACCACCACCTTCTACATGGCTACGGGGCTCGAACGGCCTAACTACGGCAAGGTTTGCCTCGACCAGATTGACATTACCGATCTGCCCATGCACCAGCGAGCGCGGTTGGGTATTGGCTACTTGGCCCAGGAGGCCAGCATTTTTCGCAACCTCTCCGTGGCCGATAATATTCGCCTCGTGCTGCAACAAACCCGCGTCCCCGTTGAGGAGCACGAGGAACGGCTGCACCATCTCCTCAAAGAATTTCGGCTGGAGAAGGTTGCCAACACCCTGGGCATTCAGGTCTCTGGGGGTGAGCGGCGACGGACAGAGCTAGCCCGATCCCTAGCTTCGGGAGCCGATGGGCCAAAGTTCCTCTTTTTGGATGAACCCTTTGCTGGGGTCGATCCCATCGCCGTGGCCGAAATCCAAGACATCGTGGCCAAGCTGCGGGATCGAGACATGGGCATTCTGATTACCGACCACAACGTGCGCGAAACCCTGCGAATCATCGACCGAGCCTACATCATGAGTGACGGCCAAATCCTCGCCTCCGGCAATGCCGAAGACCTCTACCAAAACCCCCTCGTGCGCGAGCATTACCTCGGCCAGGATTTTTCCCTCTAG
- the hetR gene encoding heterocyst differentiation control protein (controls heterocyst differentiation; has protease DNA-binding activity), translated as MVGIKINHQQLAKAMKVSDIDFLLIVLVVNLIKNLGHRYGRVIDAVSMAAKFTVYLTYLEEGKNLRRTGFLHHVEPRRVKEIVSEFEALVENGETLHLLGSVEPSYLIGFSYIWAEKFPMHPGESRLKLFNLTMSERLIIEASITTNIPKCLAIKEEDLHFLIKELHEKSQASLPLEKRIAFSDALGEHAKFRLLESGTVQEVKLAQGPSAYILAKTDYSPRDRQARIHMMIQDLTRYFEGMYAWVDEEPEVMRGIETLGILPENKDAAFQELDQLVRDWADKYHSESATNQVALQFLLSRHMDILQI; from the coding sequence ATGGTCGGGATTAAGATTAATCATCAGCAACTAGCAAAAGCAATGAAGGTTAGCGATATTGACTTTCTGCTGATTGTGCTAGTGGTGAACTTGATTAAGAATTTAGGTCATCGCTATGGCCGTGTCATTGATGCCGTTTCTATGGCTGCCAAGTTCACAGTCTATCTAACCTATTTAGAAGAAGGAAAAAATTTAAGAAGAACTGGATTTCTTCATCATGTTGAGCCTCGTCGAGTCAAGGAGATTGTCAGCGAGTTTGAGGCTTTAGTTGAAAATGGAGAAACTCTACATTTACTGGGCAGCGTAGAGCCTTCCTATCTCATTGGTTTTTCTTATATATGGGCTGAAAAATTTCCCATGCATCCGGGGGAGTCAAGACTCAAGCTCTTCAACTTAACCATGAGTGAGCGTCTGATCATAGAGGCTAGTATTACCACAAATATTCCCAAATGCTTAGCGATTAAGGAGGAAGACCTACATTTTCTCATCAAGGAGCTCCATGAAAAGTCGCAGGCTTCCTTACCTTTAGAAAAACGCATTGCTTTTAGTGATGCGCTAGGCGAACATGCCAAGTTTCGGCTTTTAGAATCTGGCACAGTGCAGGAAGTCAAATTAGCTCAAGGGCCATCGGCCTACATCTTAGCTAAGACAGATTATTCTCCTCGTGATCGACAGGCCCGGATCCATATGATGATTCAGGATTTAACTCGTTATTTCGAGGGAATGTATGCCTGGGTTGATGAAGAGCCTGAAGTTATGCGTGGCATTGAAACCCTGGGAATTCTTCCTGAAAATAAAGATGCTGCTTTTCAGGAACTCGATCAATTAGTGCGAGACTGGGCAGACAAGTATCACTCCGAGAGTGCAACTAATCAAGTTGCACTTCAATTTTTACTTTCTCGCCACATGGATATTCTACAAATCTGA
- a CDS encoding B12-binding domain-containing radical SAM protein: MALSLTDPVADSPFSDETLLFDSTPATEDALAVIFAFPNTYSVGITSLGYQVVWATLARRADVTVSRLFMDHQEPLPARPDVVGFSLSWELDYGNVLTHLENLHVPIHAADREETHPLVFGGGPVLTANPEPFAAFFDVILLGDGETLLDDFFDQLNALKTASRSETLRHLAQMPGVYVPALYRPIYDDPTGPMVAMEPIDDGIPAQVQKQTYRGNVLSTSTVVTPLAAWENIFMVEVVRSCPEMCRFCLASYLTLPFRTASLEGSLIPAIERGLAVTDRLGLLGASVTQHPEFDTLLDYLNQPQFDHIRLSIASVRTNTVNPKLAETLTRHGTRSVTIAVESGSERVRQIVNKKLATEEIEAAAINAKAGGLSALKLYGMAGIPGEDMEDLEQTATMMQRLKKAAPGLRLTLGCSTFVPKAHTPFQWYGINREAEKRLKFLQKQLGKIGADFRPESYNWSVIQALISRGDRRLTPLLEQVRHYGDSLGSYKRAFKDMKGQLPPLDFYVHDTWPTDQPLPWDHLQGPIPKATLVKHLAEAQSLMAVPQPVA; the protein is encoded by the coding sequence ATGGCGCTATCCCTAACCGACCCCGTGGCTGATTCTCCCTTCTCCGACGAAACCCTGCTGTTTGATTCCACTCCCGCCACGGAGGACGCCCTCGCCGTCATTTTTGCCTTTCCCAATACCTACAGCGTCGGCATTACCAGCCTAGGCTACCAAGTGGTGTGGGCCACCCTGGCGCGGCGGGCCGATGTAACGGTAAGCCGTTTGTTTATGGATCACCAGGAACCGTTGCCCGCTCGGCCCGATGTGGTGGGGTTTTCGCTGTCCTGGGAATTGGACTACGGCAATGTGCTGACCCACCTAGAGAACCTGCATGTGCCCATCCATGCAGCAGATCGGGAGGAGACGCATCCCCTAGTGTTTGGCGGTGGCCCAGTGCTGACGGCCAACCCAGAGCCCTTTGCCGCTTTTTTCGACGTGATTTTGCTGGGGGATGGCGAAACCCTGCTGGATGATTTTTTTGATCAGCTCAACGCTTTGAAAACGGCTTCTCGCTCCGAAACGCTGCGCCACCTCGCCCAAATGCCGGGGGTGTATGTGCCTGCGCTGTATCGCCCCATTTACGATGACCCCACTGGGCCGATGGTGGCGATGGAACCCATCGACGATGGCATCCCCGCCCAGGTGCAAAAACAGACCTACCGGGGCAATGTGCTGTCTACCTCTACCGTGGTGACGCCCCTGGCCGCTTGGGAAAACATCTTTATGGTGGAAGTAGTGCGAAGCTGCCCGGAAATGTGCCGCTTTTGCCTCGCCAGCTACCTCACCTTGCCCTTTCGCACCGCCAGTTTAGAGGGCTCCCTCATCCCCGCCATCGAGCGCGGCCTAGCGGTGACGGACCGCCTGGGCCTGCTGGGCGCGTCTGTGACCCAGCACCCCGAATTTGATACCCTGCTGGACTACCTCAACCAGCCCCAGTTCGATCACATCCGGCTCAGCATTGCCTCGGTACGCACCAACACCGTCAACCCCAAACTAGCGGAAACCCTCACCCGCCACGGCACCCGATCCGTCACCATTGCGGTGGAAAGTGGCTCGGAACGGGTACGCCAGATCGTCAACAAAAAGCTGGCCACGGAGGAGATCGAAGCCGCCGCCATCAACGCCAAGGCCGGGGGGCTAAGTGCCCTCAAGCTCTACGGCATGGCGGGTATTCCTGGTGAAGACATGGAGGATTTAGAACAAACCGCCACCATGATGCAGCGCCTCAAAAAAGCCGCCCCCGGCCTGCGCCTCACCCTCGGATGCAGCACCTTTGTACCCAAGGCCCACACCCCCTTCCAGTGGTATGGCATCAACCGCGAGGCGGAAAAACGGCTGAAGTTTCTGCAAAAACAACTGGGCAAAATCGGCGCAGACTTTCGCCCCGAAAGCTACAACTGGTCGGTGATCCAAGCCCTCATTTCCAGGGGAGATCGCCGCCTCACCCCGCTTTTGGAGCAGGTGCGCCACTACGGCGACTCCCTCGGCAGCTACAAACGCGCCTTTAAGGACATGAAAGGCCAGCTTCCGCCCTTGGACTTCTACGTCCACGACACCTGGCCCACCGACCAGCCCCTGCCCTGGGATCACCTGCAAGGCCCAATCCCCAAGGCTACCCTGGTCAAACACTTGGCGGAAGCTCAGTCCCTAATGGCCGTTCCCCAGCCCGTGGCCTAA
- a CDS encoding tetratricopeptide repeat protein: MQPLPPSRPRPLLTIEDETLRIPQPAAPVALAAEADRPRLAAVAHQSLRQGLDRFRRGQYPEALTRLQQALAGFQQADDQLNSAKALLVLASAYYRLADYLWAADYGRQCLNLAEKMGDLSLQQQVLEHLGNCHRHLGDPQTALDYMGQSLQLAKDLEDTPSEMRVLNNLAMIYRAKGLNRQAATLYEASWVMAKSLGDKKVQLQVLQNLGNTYQTLHHYAQSIECYERFLQLYETTPDDVASNQTTRRVLTQLTRASRAIQDYSRAIVYLQRHLDLACTLGDAKGSALLIDELSQCYIALNQVRSFQSPPMVSMEFSH; this comes from the coding sequence ATGCAACCCCTGCCCCCGTCTCGGCCCAGGCCCCTCCTCACCATTGAGGACGAAACCCTCCGCATTCCGCAACCTGCGGCCCCGGTTGCGCTGGCCGCTGAGGCAGATCGCCCCCGACTCGCAGCCGTGGCCCATCAATCCCTGCGCCAGGGCCTAGATCGATTTCGGCGGGGCCAGTATCCAGAGGCGCTAACTCGTCTACAGCAAGCCCTAGCTGGGTTTCAGCAAGCGGACGACCAACTCAACAGCGCCAAGGCGTTGCTGGTTTTGGCCAGTGCCTACTACCGTTTGGCGGATTACCTCTGGGCCGCTGACTATGGACGCCAATGCCTTAATTTGGCCGAGAAGATGGGCGACCTGTCGTTGCAGCAGCAGGTTTTAGAGCACTTGGGCAACTGCCATCGCCACCTGGGCGATCCGCAAACGGCCCTAGACTATATGGGCCAAAGTCTGCAACTGGCTAAGGACTTGGAGGACACCCCATCAGAAATGCGGGTGCTCAATAATTTGGCTATGATCTACCGGGCTAAGGGGCTCAATCGCCAAGCGGCCACCCTCTACGAAGCTAGCTGGGTGATGGCCAAAAGCCTAGGAGACAAGAAGGTACAACTGCAAGTGCTGCAAAACCTGGGCAATACCTACCAAACTCTCCACCACTACGCCCAGTCCATCGAGTGCTACGAGCGGTTTTTGCAGCTGTACGAGACGACTCCTGACGATGTGGCCAGCAACCAGACAACGCGCCGTGTGCTAACTCAATTAACCCGCGCCAGCCGCGCCATCCAAGACTACAGCCGCGCCATTGTGTATCTTCAGCGCCACCTCGACTTAGCCTGCACCCTGGGCGATGCCAAGGGGTCAGCCCTGCTCATTGATGAACTGAGCCAGTGCTACATTGCCTTGAACCAGGTGCGATCCTTTCAGTCGCCGCCCATGGTGTCTATGGAGTTTAGCCATTGA
- a CDS encoding ATP-dependent Clp protease proteolytic subunit — MPIGTPKVPYRLPGSQYSQWVDIYTRLNQERIIFLGQEVTDTLANSIVAAMLYLDSDDNSKPIYLYINSPGGSVTAGMAIYDTMQYIKSDVVTICLGLAASMGAFLLAAGSPGKRLALPHSRIMIHQPMGGTGRQRLQASDIAIEAKEILRVRQELNEMMARHTGKPIEQIEKDTDRDYFMSAEEAAAYGLIDKVIEDRNQELATAAASTI, encoded by the coding sequence ATGCCCATCGGTACTCCCAAGGTTCCCTATCGTCTTCCCGGCAGCCAATACAGCCAGTGGGTTGATATCTACACCCGCCTCAACCAAGAGCGCATCATTTTTCTTGGTCAAGAAGTCACCGATACCCTGGCCAACTCTATTGTGGCGGCCATGCTCTATCTCGACTCCGACGACAACAGCAAGCCCATCTACCTCTACATCAACTCCCCCGGCGGCTCGGTGACGGCAGGCATGGCTATCTACGACACCATGCAGTACATCAAGTCCGACGTGGTGACGATTTGCCTGGGTCTGGCCGCTTCCATGGGCGCGTTCCTGCTGGCAGCAGGTAGCCCCGGCAAGCGGTTGGCCTTGCCCCACTCCCGGATTATGATCCACCAGCCCATGGGCGGCACCGGACGGCAACGCCTCCAGGCCAGCGACATCGCCATCGAGGCCAAGGAAATCCTGCGGGTGCGCCAGGAACTGAACGAAATGATGGCTCGCCACACGGGCAAACCCATTGAGCAAATCGAAAAAGACACCGACCGCGACTACTTTATGTCGGCCGAAGAAGCCGCTGCCTACGGCCTCATCGACAAAGTGATTGAAGACCGCAATCAGGAACTTGCCACCGCTGCGGCCTCGACGATTTAG